One region of Kangiella marina genomic DNA includes:
- a CDS encoding YraN family protein — protein MLARTKGDKVERFAMKYLRRQGLELVERNVNSRYGEIDLVMLEGKTLVFVEVRFRAKSTHGSGAESVDFRKQQKIIKTAQFFLQQSKKYQHLNCRFDVVSVTLQHKLLSANWVKDAFQVSGW, from the coding sequence ATGTTAGCTCGAACAAAGGGAGATAAGGTTGAGCGCTTTGCGATGAAATATTTGCGTCGCCAAGGGCTTGAACTGGTAGAAAGAAACGTTAACTCACGCTACGGCGAAATTGATTTGGTCATGCTCGAAGGCAAAACTCTGGTATTTGTCGAGGTGCGCTTCAGAGCTAAATCAACTCATGGCTCCGGCGCCGAGAGCGTTGACTTTCGTAAGCAACAAAAAATTATCAAAACGGCACAATTTTTTCTGCAACAGTCGAAAAAATATCAACATCTGAATTGTCGTTTTGATGTGGTTTCCGTAACATTACAACACAAATTGCTATCAGCCAATTGGGTAAAAGACGCGTTTCAAGTATCTGGCTGGTAA